Proteins found in one Paraburkholderia caballeronis genomic segment:
- the tolA gene encoding cell envelope integrity protein TolA: protein MTRKNPRSPLQPPRERGTWRAFALALVMHVLLGLFLYHGIQWQNSTPEGAEAELWTDVPDLSTPRPVPPPAPVAPAPPPPVQDEDADIALQQQKRRQEEAARAAQLAEQQRLKLQQQQEAEAKRQQQLAAQQAADLAAQKAAKAKQQQEQQAAERQKQQQLADQKKQQQLQQQKEEQEKQAQLDAQKKADAQKAAKAKAQADAKAQADAQAKKVDQERRARIAQMQGLAGGGTSAGGDGLGKSGTGSGAGGNAASAGYAEKVQRRVRPNIIWAGETQGLETVVSVRCAPTGTLLSATIVRGSGNAQWDDAALRAVQRSDPMPLDTNGKTPATFTITLRPAG, encoded by the coding sequence ATGACCCGGAAGAATCCCCGCTCGCCGCTTCAGCCTCCGCGTGAGCGCGGCACGTGGCGTGCTTTCGCGCTTGCGCTGGTGATGCACGTGCTGCTCGGCCTGTTCCTGTACCACGGCATCCAGTGGCAGAACAGCACGCCGGAGGGCGCGGAAGCCGAACTGTGGACCGACGTGCCGGACCTGTCGACGCCGCGCCCGGTGCCGCCGCCCGCGCCGGTCGCCCCTGCCCCGCCTCCGCCGGTGCAGGACGAGGACGCCGACATCGCGCTGCAGCAGCAGAAGCGCCGTCAGGAAGAGGCGGCGCGCGCGGCGCAGCTCGCGGAGCAGCAACGCTTAAAGCTGCAGCAGCAACAGGAAGCGGAAGCGAAGCGCCAGCAGCAGCTCGCGGCGCAGCAGGCCGCCGACCTCGCCGCGCAGAAGGCGGCGAAGGCCAAACAGCAGCAGGAACAGCAGGCGGCCGAAAGGCAGAAGCAGCAGCAACTGGCCGACCAGAAGAAACAGCAGCAGTTGCAGCAACAGAAGGAAGAACAGGAAAAGCAGGCGCAACTGGACGCGCAGAAGAAGGCTGACGCGCAAAAGGCGGCGAAGGCAAAGGCGCAGGCTGACGCGAAGGCGCAGGCCGACGCGCAGGCGAAGAAGGTCGATCAGGAGCGTCGCGCGCGCATCGCGCAGATGCAGGGCCTCGCCGGCGGCGGCACCAGCGCGGGCGGCGACGGGCTCGGCAAGAGCGGCACCGGCAGCGGCGCGGGCGGCAACGCGGCGTCGGCCGGCTACGCGGAAAAGGTGCAGCGGCGCGTGCGGCCAAATATCATCTGGGCCGGCGAGACGCAGGGCCTCGAAACGGTTGTGTCGGTACGCTGTGCTCCGACGGGCACGCTGCTGTCGGCGACGATCGTGCGCGGCAGCGGCAATGCGCAGTGGGACGATGCGGCGCTGCGCGCGGTGCAGCGCTCGGATCCGATGCCGCTCGATACGAACGGCAAGACGCCGGCAACTTTTACAATCACGCTGCGCCCTGCGGGCTGA
- a CDS encoding BspC domain-containing protein, producing the protein MKATTFVCAFLALFWISLRVHAQLQPAPQENYEYLSRLRVPDTVVNCVAALDQWVHRTSRYDSLLVPDRRVLNARIERPDDGADSTPVPSSSASVSGSAGASATPLDSLISMRGFAKVRGKYLWVPVKATCSVWHQQIVDVALEPRVIGQSVR; encoded by the coding sequence ATGAAGGCAACCACGTTCGTCTGCGCGTTCCTCGCGCTCTTCTGGATCAGCCTGCGCGTGCACGCGCAACTGCAACCGGCGCCGCAGGAAAACTACGAATATCTGAGCCGTCTGCGCGTACCCGATACGGTCGTCAACTGCGTTGCGGCGCTCGATCAGTGGGTGCACCGGACGTCGCGCTACGACTCGCTGCTCGTGCCGGACCGGCGCGTGCTGAACGCGCGCATCGAGCGCCCGGACGACGGTGCGGACTCGACGCCGGTGCCGTCGTCGTCGGCATCGGTATCGGGATCGGCCGGCGCATCCGCGACGCCGCTCGACTCGCTGATCAGCATGCGCGGCTTCGCGAAGGTGCGCGGCAAGTATCTGTGGGTGCCGGTGAAGGCGACGTGCAGCGTGTGGCATCAACAGATCGTCGACGTCGCGCTGGAACCGCGCGTCATAGGCCAATCCGTGCGCTGA
- the pal gene encoding peptidoglycan-associated lipoprotein Pal has protein sequence MMSNKARLALAVLMIGALAACKSGVKTDQNATQGALGTQPNPNAVAQVTVDPLNDPNSPLAKRSVYFDFDSYSVKDEYQSVLQAHAQYLKTHPERHVLIQGNTDERGTSEYNLALGQRRAEAVRRSLALMGVADSQMEAVSLGKEKPVALGHDEESWAQNRRADLVYQQ, from the coding sequence ATGATGTCCAATAAAGCCCGCTTGGCCTTGGCAGTCTTGATGATCGGCGCGCTGGCCGCGTGCAAGTCGGGGGTGAAGACCGACCAGAACGCGACGCAAGGCGCGCTCGGCACGCAGCCGAACCCGAACGCCGTTGCGCAGGTGACCGTCGATCCGCTGAACGATCCGAACAGCCCGCTCGCGAAGCGCAGCGTGTACTTCGACTTCGACAGCTACTCGGTGAAGGACGAGTACCAGTCGGTGCTGCAAGCTCACGCGCAATATCTGAAGACGCATCCGGAACGCCACGTCCTGATCCAGGGCAACACCGACGAGCGCGGCACGAGCGAATACAACCTCGCGCTGGGCCAACGCCGTGCTGAAGCCGTGCGTCGTTCGCTCGCGCTGATGGGCGTCGCCGACTCGCAAATGGAAGCGGTCAGCCTCGGCAAGGAAAAGCCGGTTGCGCTCGGCCACGACGAAGAGTCGTGGGCGCAGAACCGCCGTGCGGATCTCGTCTATCAACAGTAA
- the ydfG gene encoding bifunctional NADP-dependent 3-hydroxy acid dehydrogenase/3-hydroxypropionate dehydrogenase YdfG, translating to MIVFVTGASAGFGAAIARAFVKGGHRVVATARRKDRLDALAAELGDALLPIELDVRDRAAVEAAPAALPADFAAIDVLVNNAGLALGVEPAQRASLDEWETMIETNCTGLVQVTHAFLPGMVDRNRGHIFNLGSIAGRWPYPGGNVYGATKAFVRQFSLNLRADLAGTAVRVTDIEPGLCGGTEFSNVRFRGDDAKASAVYKDVQPLTAEDIADSIYWIATRPAHVNINTIELMPVAQSFAGLSVHRG from the coding sequence ATGATCGTATTCGTCACCGGCGCGTCCGCAGGATTTGGCGCCGCCATCGCCAGAGCTTTCGTGAAGGGCGGCCACCGCGTCGTCGCCACCGCGCGCCGCAAGGACCGGCTCGACGCGCTCGCCGCCGAACTCGGCGACGCGCTGCTGCCGATCGAACTCGACGTGCGCGACCGCGCGGCCGTCGAAGCCGCGCCCGCAGCGCTGCCGGCCGATTTCGCCGCGATCGACGTGCTCGTCAACAATGCCGGCCTCGCGCTCGGCGTCGAACCCGCGCAGCGCGCGTCGCTCGACGAGTGGGAAACGATGATCGAGACCAACTGCACCGGGCTGGTGCAGGTCACCCACGCGTTCCTGCCCGGCATGGTCGACCGCAATCGGGGCCACATCTTCAATCTCGGCTCGATCGCCGGCCGCTGGCCGTATCCGGGCGGCAACGTGTACGGCGCGACGAAGGCGTTCGTCCGCCAGTTCAGCCTGAACCTGCGCGCGGACCTGGCCGGCACAGCGGTCCGCGTGACCGACATCGAGCCGGGCCTGTGCGGCGGCACCGAATTCTCGAACGTGCGCTTCCGCGGCGACGACGCGAAGGCCTCGGCCGTCTACAAGGACGTGCAGCCGCTCACCGCCGAGGACATCGCCGATTCGATCTACTGGATCGCGACGCGTCCCGCGCACGTGAACATCAACACGATCGAGCTGATGCCCGTCGCGCAGTCGTTTGCGGGCCTCAGCGTGCACCGGGGCTGA
- the tolB gene encoding Tol-Pal system beta propeller repeat protein TolB — MSLMTKLGLRTLVASCLIAAGTAAHAQLNVLVTGVGSTQFPIATATFANEASSPQQISAIVRADLQRSGKFTNIDAGSTPVAETDSVDLGSWKAKGANAFVAGSVNRLANGQYEVRFKLYDTVKQESLGGLVLVSPPSGLRMSAHKVADYIYQKLIGDRGVFATRLSYVIRTGGRYQLQISDSDGQDAHIALSSPEPIISPAWSPDGTKVAYVSFEKRKPIVYVHDLPTGRRVIVSDQKGNNSAPAWSPDGRTLAVALSRTGNTQIFAVNADGSGLRRLSQGTTIDTEPTYSPDGQWIYFTSDRGGQPQIYRMPAQGESSGSAQRVTFSGSYNTSARVSPDGKQLAYISRTGGGFKLYIQDLQSGTATALTDTTHDESPSFAANGQYVLYATQVNGRGVLAAVSTDGRTRQILSVQGGVVREPSWGPFMQ, encoded by the coding sequence ATGAGTCTGATGACGAAGCTTGGCCTGCGCACCCTTGTCGCGTCGTGCCTGATCGCGGCCGGCACTGCGGCGCACGCGCAACTCAACGTCCTCGTGACCGGGGTCGGCTCCACCCAGTTTCCGATCGCCACCGCGACCTTCGCGAACGAAGCCAGCTCGCCGCAGCAGATCAGCGCGATCGTCCGCGCGGACCTGCAGCGCAGCGGCAAGTTCACCAATATCGACGCGGGCAGCACGCCGGTCGCGGAAACCGATTCGGTCGATCTCGGCAGCTGGAAGGCCAAAGGCGCGAACGCGTTCGTCGCGGGCAGCGTGAACCGCCTCGCGAACGGCCAGTACGAAGTGCGCTTCAAGCTGTACGACACCGTGAAGCAGGAAAGCCTCGGCGGCCTCGTGCTGGTGAGCCCGCCGAGCGGCCTGCGGATGAGCGCGCACAAGGTCGCGGACTACATCTATCAGAAGCTGATCGGCGACCGCGGCGTGTTCGCGACGCGCCTGTCATACGTGATCCGCACCGGCGGCCGCTACCAGTTGCAGATTTCGGATTCCGACGGACAGGATGCGCATATCGCGCTGTCGAGCCCGGAGCCGATCATCTCGCCGGCGTGGTCGCCGGACGGGACCAAGGTCGCTTACGTATCGTTCGAGAAGCGCAAGCCGATCGTCTACGTGCACGACCTGCCGACCGGCCGCCGCGTGATCGTGTCCGACCAGAAGGGCAACAACAGCGCACCCGCGTGGTCGCCGGACGGCCGCACGCTCGCGGTCGCGCTGTCGCGCACGGGCAACACGCAGATCTTCGCGGTCAACGCGGACGGCTCGGGGCTGCGCCGTCTGTCGCAGGGCACGACGATCGACACCGAACCCACCTACTCTCCTGACGGCCAGTGGATCTACTTCACGAGCGATCGCGGCGGCCAGCCGCAGATCTACCGGATGCCGGCCCAGGGCGAAAGCTCTGGCTCCGCGCAGCGCGTGACGTTCAGCGGCAGCTACAACACGAGTGCGCGCGTAAGCCCGGACGGCAAGCAGCTCGCGTACATCTCAAGAACGGGCGGCGGTTTTAAGTTGTACATTCAGGATCTGCAATCCGGGACGGCGACCGCGCTCACCGACACAACACATGACGAATCGCCGAGCTTCGCGGCGAATGGTCAATACGTTCTTTACGCCACTCAGGTGAACGGCCGTGGCGTGCTGGCTGCTGTGTCGACCGACGGTCGCACGCGGCAGATCCTGTCCGTTCAGGGCGGCGTCGTTCGCGAGCCGTCCTGGGGCCCTTTCATGCAATAA
- the tolR gene encoding protein TolR, whose product MGSSVRSSMRGGRSRRSMADINVVPYIDVMLVLLVIFMVTAPLVAPSIVNLPTVGGASQQQQTPPVVVNIRPDGKLSVRYKDDAGATQQEDMTRADLNGFVSDRQQSHPDQPVVIAADKAVKYETVMNVMSDLKAHGVKRVGLLVKSQ is encoded by the coding sequence ATGGGTTCCTCCGTTCGTTCGAGCATGCGGGGCGGCCGCTCCCGCCGTTCGATGGCCGACATCAACGTCGTGCCGTACATCGACGTGATGCTGGTGCTGCTCGTCATCTTCATGGTGACCGCGCCGCTCGTCGCGCCGTCGATCGTCAACCTGCCGACCGTCGGCGGCGCGTCGCAGCAGCAGCAGACGCCGCCCGTCGTGGTCAACATCCGCCCGGACGGCAAACTGAGCGTACGCTACAAGGACGACGCCGGCGCCACCCAGCAGGAAGACATGACGCGGGCCGACCTGAACGGCTTCGTGTCCGACCGCCAGCAGAGCCATCCCGACCAGCCGGTCGTGATCGCCGCCGATAAGGCGGTCAAGTACGAAACCGTGATGAACGTGATGTCCGACCTGAAGGCCCATGGCGTGAAGCGCGTTGGACTGCTCGTCAAATCGCAATGA
- the tolQ gene encoding protein TolQ has translation MNTTQDLSIISLVLNASLLAQAVMGLLLLLSVISWTFIFRKWFAIRRARSQTERFERDFWSGGDLQALYQSAANNRHTIGALERIFESGMREFLKAKEKRLNDPAAVLDGARRAMRAAFQREMDALEANLAFLASVGSVSPYIGLFGTVWGIMNAFRGLANVQQATLANVAPGIAEALTATAIGLFAAIPAVVAYNSYAHDIDRLAIRFETFIEEFSNILQRQAH, from the coding sequence ATGAACACTACACAAGATCTGTCGATCATCTCACTCGTTCTTAATGCGAGCCTGCTGGCCCAGGCAGTGATGGGGCTTCTCCTGCTGCTGTCGGTGATTTCCTGGACGTTCATCTTCCGCAAGTGGTTTGCGATCCGCCGCGCCCGCTCGCAGACCGAACGCTTCGAACGCGATTTCTGGTCTGGCGGCGACCTGCAGGCGCTGTATCAGAGCGCCGCGAACAACCGCCATACGATCGGCGCGCTGGAACGGATCTTCGAGTCCGGCATGCGCGAGTTCCTGAAGGCGAAGGAAAAACGCCTGAACGACCCGGCCGCGGTGCTCGACGGCGCCCGCCGCGCGATGCGCGCCGCGTTCCAGCGCGAGATGGACGCGCTCGAAGCGAACCTGGCGTTCCTCGCGTCGGTCGGCTCGGTGAGCCCGTACATCGGTCTGTTCGGCACGGTGTGGGGCATCATGAACGCGTTCCGCGGCCTCGCGAACGTGCAGCAGGCGACGCTCGCGAACGTCGCGCCGGGCATCGCCGAGGCGCTGACGGCCACCGCGATCGGCCTGTTCGCCGCGATTCCGGCGGTCGTCGCGTACAACAGCTACGCGCACGACATCGACCGCCTCGCGATCCGCTTCGAAACCTTCATCGAAGAATTTTCGAACATCCTGCAACGTCAGGCCCATTAA
- a CDS encoding DUF72 domain-containing protein, which produces MTIRIGISGWRYEGWRGVFYPPDLAQSLELAFASRAVSSIEINGTHYSLQTTTSFRAWHDATPDDFVFSVKGPRYLTHMLRFRDDTARPAVANFFASGVLALGTKLGPFLWQFPPTFRFDPERLERFAALLPADTQTAAALAKQHDARVKQPWFDVHDNRKLRHAIEIRHASFCVPEFIAILRRHRIAFVISDAVADWPYAEDVTADFVYLRLHGTETLYGGAYSDPALDRWAARIDAWSSGGQPDDAVLISTAKAPARKRRDVFCYFDNDQKVKAPFDAQRLANRLTSR; this is translated from the coding sequence ATGACGATCCGCATCGGCATCTCCGGCTGGCGCTACGAAGGATGGCGCGGCGTGTTCTACCCGCCGGATCTCGCGCAGTCGCTCGAGCTTGCATTCGCGTCGCGCGCGGTGTCGAGCATCGAGATCAACGGCACCCACTACTCGCTTCAGACGACCACCAGCTTCCGCGCGTGGCACGACGCGACGCCCGACGACTTCGTCTTCAGCGTAAAAGGTCCGCGCTACCTGACGCACATGCTGCGCTTTCGCGACGACACCGCACGGCCCGCGGTCGCGAACTTCTTCGCATCCGGCGTGCTCGCGCTCGGCACGAAACTCGGCCCGTTCCTGTGGCAGTTTCCGCCGACGTTCCGCTTCGATCCGGAGCGGCTCGAACGCTTCGCCGCGCTGCTGCCGGCCGACACGCAGACGGCGGCCGCGCTCGCAAAACAGCACGATGCGCGCGTGAAGCAGCCGTGGTTCGACGTGCACGACAATCGCAAGCTGCGTCACGCGATCGAGATCCGCCATGCGAGCTTCTGCGTCCCCGAGTTCATCGCGATCCTGCGCCGGCATCGGATCGCGTTCGTGATCTCGGATGCGGTCGCGGACTGGCCGTATGCGGAGGACGTGACCGCGGACTTCGTGTATCTGCGGCTGCACGGCACCGAGACGCTATACGGCGGCGCGTATTCCGACCCGGCGCTCGACCGCTGGGCCGCGCGCATCGACGCGTGGTCGTCGGGCGGCCAGCCGGACGACGCGGTGCTGATTTCGACCGCGAAGGCGCCCGCGCGCAAGCGCCGCGACGTGTTCTGCTATTTCGACAACGATCAGAAAGTGAAAGCGCCTTTCGACGCACAGCGGCTCGCGAACCGGTTGACCTCGCGCTAA
- the ybgC gene encoding tol-pal system-associated acyl-CoA thioesterase, whose amino-acid sequence MRGMETSARPPEAAQSGADHGFIWPIRVYYEDTDAGGIVFYANYLKFFERARTEWLRACGVDQHRLAAESGALFVVRSTALDYRAPARLDDLLTIVSRIERLGRASVDFMQEAWRGDTLLATGSIRVACVEQTAMRPAPIPGHVHDALRRGPDNRPQKHPAVVSTASR is encoded by the coding sequence ATGCGCGGCATGGAAACATCCGCCCGCCCTCCGGAAGCCGCGCAGTCCGGCGCCGATCACGGTTTCATCTGGCCGATCCGCGTGTATTACGAGGACACCGACGCCGGCGGCATCGTCTTCTACGCGAACTACCTGAAGTTCTTCGAGCGCGCGCGAACCGAATGGCTGCGCGCCTGCGGCGTCGATCAGCACCGGCTCGCCGCCGAGTCCGGCGCGCTGTTCGTCGTGCGGAGCACGGCGCTCGACTACCGGGCGCCCGCGCGCCTCGACGATCTGCTGACGATCGTCAGCCGGATCGAGCGGCTCGGCCGCGCGTCCGTCGATTTCATGCAGGAAGCGTGGCGCGGCGACACGCTGCTCGCGACGGGCAGCATCCGCGTCGCGTGTGTCGAGCAGACTGCGATGCGTCCGGCGCCGATTCCCGGCCACGTGCACGACGCGTTGCGGCGCGGCCCGGATAACCGACCGCAGAAACACCCGGCTGTCGTGTCAACGGCAAGCCGGTAA
- the ybgF gene encoding tol-pal system protein YbgF, whose protein sequence is MSHRFSWLRVAAAASVAGAAFAAMPAHAGLFDDDQARQAILDLRAKTDNLTSQMSAAQRTILDQSNRIDQLNQQVATLRGQNEDMANQLATLQKQQKDYYTDLDTRLKKFEPQQQTVDGVQGTVQPGETEAFNAASQQFRSGDFKGAAAAFRSFITKYPDSPYQPTAQYWLGNALYAQKDYKGSTATWQNVVKSYPQHPRAPEALFAIANNQLEQGQKAQAKRTLEQLVAQYGGSDVAQAAQSKLSQLK, encoded by the coding sequence ATGTCGCACCGTTTCTCCTGGCTGCGGGTGGCCGCAGCCGCTTCCGTGGCCGGCGCCGCCTTCGCGGCGATGCCGGCCCACGCGGGTCTCTTCGACGACGATCAGGCGCGCCAGGCGATCCTCGATCTGCGCGCGAAGACGGATAACCTGACGAGTCAGATGTCCGCCGCCCAGCGCACGATCCTCGACCAGTCCAACCGTATCGACCAGTTGAACCAGCAGGTCGCGACGCTGCGTGGTCAGAACGAGGACATGGCGAACCAGCTGGCGACGCTGCAGAAGCAGCAGAAGGACTACTACACGGATCTGGACACTCGGCTCAAGAAGTTCGAGCCGCAGCAACAGACCGTGGACGGCGTGCAGGGCACGGTCCAGCCGGGCGAAACGGAGGCGTTCAACGCCGCTTCGCAGCAGTTCCGCAGCGGCGACTTCAAGGGTGCGGCGGCGGCGTTCCGCAGCTTCATCACGAAGTATCCGGATAGCCCGTATCAGCCGACCGCGCAGTACTGGCTCGGCAACGCGCTGTACGCGCAGAAGGACTACAAGGGTTCGACGGCGACGTGGCAGAACGTGGTCAAGAGTTATCCGCAGCATCCGCGCGCGCCGGAAGCGTTGTTCGCGATCGCGAACAACCAGCTCGAACAAGGGCAGAAGGCGCAGGCGAAACGCACGCTCGAACAGCTTGTCGCGCAGTACGGCGGTTCGGATGTTGCTCAAGCGGCGCAGAGCAAGCTGTCGCAACTTAAATAA